One window of Verrucomicrobiota bacterium genomic DNA carries:
- a CDS encoding efflux RND transporter permease subunit produces the protein MHSIIAWFARNGVAANLLMVALIAGGIYGASQIVLEEYPDRPFRRIDVSVTYRGSTPGEVEQAIVTRLEEALFDIEGIEEFQGRANASKGTVSLEIEDGYNLSEKLDEVTNRVSAIRTFPPEAEKPQINLYSVLQRVITIVLSGDLTEKESKILGEQLRDEVSNLPDVSIVTLKAVRPYEIAIEVSESTLRQYGLTFDQIARAIRTSSVDLSAGSVKTETGRILLRTNQQAYHQEDFASIVVLTRSDGTQIRLSDVADVKDGFSEIPIVSKYNGKRAIAIDVYRSGSQSAIEIGESVKAFIESKQAQFPEGIFVDYWDDDSERIKVRLTTLKDSAILGFVLVVIILSLFLRPILAFWVALGIPIAFGGTFFLLPYMGITLNIGTLIAFILTLGIVVDDAIVTGENVFQHMQRGGKPLSAAINGTNEVSIPVFFGVITTMVAFLPLFLLTGTRGAIYGSVPVVVIPVLFFSLVESKLILPAHLSHTKSLRITKEKLGPFSRFQRSISGGLERFISKYYRPFLNYVLVHRYVTFSVFFGLLLIFVSLVLGDRISYRSSVSAPSDTTTITLLMPAGTNFEVTQEKVNMIEGIALKFKADLNRKFGTTVIKNVFATAGGMPFQNAGYQTKGPSAGVAELGEILIELTPSELSEVNYSSKDLVNELRDLVPPIPEAEQFNFSFMKDESQVLSFNLAFHDVEKLKEASIDLQQKLNSFAGLYDIEDSYERSNEQFNLDLRPEAEYLGVTAVNLAQQVRTAFYGTEAQRIQRGRDEIQVMVRYPEKDRNSLASLNKMMIRTANGTEVPFETVATISTDRSLPSIKRMDRKRVVTVNANGDPEKLDVMSMENEILLEYLPQLVATKYPGMTFETTGKAAKIHKDNARMVRGIFIVIALIYAILAIPLKSYVKPLIVMSAIPFGVVGGIAGHWIMASIFGFNNGNPVLTQTSIMGMMALCGVVVNDSLVLVDFMNQQLKKGIPIGEVVRRAGERRFRPILLTSLTTFFGLMPLMFEDSPQAVWMIPMAISLGWGIVFATTITLLLVPVLILIFNDFHQFMCKLYEIDPGAHKEEEELASTGSITS, from the coding sequence ATGCACTCAATCATCGCCTGGTTTGCCCGCAACGGAGTCGCCGCCAATTTGCTGATGGTTGCGCTGATTGCCGGTGGGATTTATGGTGCCAGCCAGATTGTTCTGGAAGAATATCCCGACCGACCTTTTCGCAGGATTGACGTGTCGGTGACTTACCGTGGATCCACACCGGGAGAAGTCGAGCAGGCAATTGTTACGCGGCTGGAGGAAGCACTGTTCGATATTGAAGGTATTGAGGAATTTCAAGGGAGAGCCAATGCGAGCAAGGGAACAGTTAGCCTGGAAATTGAGGATGGCTACAATCTGAGTGAAAAACTGGACGAGGTGACCAACCGGGTCTCCGCCATCCGGACCTTTCCCCCGGAAGCCGAGAAACCTCAAATCAATCTCTATTCCGTCCTGCAACGGGTTATAACTATCGTTCTATCCGGTGACTTGACGGAAAAGGAATCCAAGATTCTGGGGGAACAGTTGCGCGATGAAGTTTCTAACCTTCCGGATGTTTCCATCGTTACGCTCAAGGCGGTTCGACCTTACGAAATTGCGATAGAAGTCTCTGAATCCACGCTGCGCCAGTACGGCCTCACTTTCGACCAAATAGCCCGAGCCATAAGAACCTCTTCAGTGGATTTATCCGCAGGGAGTGTAAAAACCGAAACAGGCCGGATTCTGCTGCGAACCAATCAGCAGGCCTACCATCAGGAAGATTTCGCTTCGATCGTTGTTCTCACGCGGTCAGATGGCACTCAAATCCGACTATCGGATGTTGCAGATGTAAAGGACGGCTTCAGTGAAATTCCCATCGTCTCAAAATATAACGGCAAACGTGCCATCGCGATTGATGTTTACCGATCCGGTAGCCAAAGCGCCATTGAAATTGGTGAAAGCGTAAAAGCATTTATCGAGTCGAAACAGGCTCAGTTTCCTGAAGGGATATTCGTCGACTATTGGGACGATGATTCGGAACGGATAAAGGTCCGCTTAACGACTCTCAAAGATAGTGCTATCTTGGGCTTTGTTTTGGTGGTCATAATTCTCTCCCTCTTTCTTCGACCTATTCTGGCTTTCTGGGTGGCTCTTGGAATTCCCATCGCATTTGGAGGTACGTTTTTTCTACTCCCCTATATGGGGATTACTTTAAATATCGGCACCCTGATCGCATTTATCCTGACACTCGGAATTGTCGTGGATGATGCCATCGTGACGGGGGAGAATGTGTTCCAGCACATGCAGCGGGGAGGGAAGCCCTTGAGTGCTGCAATCAATGGAACCAACGAAGTATCCATTCCAGTGTTTTTTGGCGTGATTACAACGATGGTTGCTTTTTTACCTCTGTTCCTTTTGACGGGCACAAGGGGCGCCATTTACGGCAGTGTGCCTGTCGTGGTTATCCCGGTACTCTTTTTCTCCCTCGTAGAATCCAAGCTGATTCTTCCGGCCCATCTCAGCCATACTAAAAGCCTTAGAATTACCAAAGAGAAACTTGGACCGTTTTCCCGTTTTCAGCGTAGTATTTCTGGTGGCTTGGAACGTTTCATTTCCAAGTACTATCGACCCTTTCTTAACTACGTTTTGGTTCACCGTTATGTTACCTTTTCGGTTTTCTTTGGCCTGCTTCTTATTTTTGTAAGCCTGGTTCTGGGTGATCGAATCAGCTACCGATCATCCGTGAGTGCTCCGAGTGACACGACTACGATCACGCTCCTTATGCCGGCAGGAACCAACTTCGAAGTGACTCAGGAAAAAGTGAATATGATAGAGGGGATCGCTCTGAAATTTAAAGCCGACCTCAACAGAAAGTTTGGCACCACAGTCATAAAAAATGTTTTTGCTACGGCTGGAGGAATGCCGTTCCAGAATGCAGGTTATCAAACCAAGGGACCATCGGCCGGAGTCGCGGAACTGGGAGAGATTTTGATTGAACTCACACCTTCAGAATTGAGTGAGGTCAATTACAGCAGTAAGGATCTAGTGAACGAGCTGCGCGACCTGGTGCCACCTATTCCTGAGGCCGAACAATTTAATTTTTCCTTTATGAAGGATGAGTCACAGGTGCTGTCTTTCAACCTGGCTTTTCATGATGTGGAAAAACTCAAGGAAGCTTCGATCGACCTTCAACAGAAGCTCAACTCCTTTGCCGGGCTATACGATATCGAGGATTCGTATGAACGTTCCAACGAGCAATTCAACCTGGATCTAAGACCAGAAGCTGAGTATCTCGGTGTCACTGCCGTGAATCTTGCACAACAAGTGCGGACGGCCTTTTACGGTACGGAAGCGCAGCGCATCCAACGTGGCAGAGATGAAATCCAGGTGATGGTTCGTTATCCCGAAAAGGATCGAAATTCGCTGGCTTCCCTGAATAAAATGATGATTCGTACGGCCAATGGAACGGAGGTTCCTTTCGAAACCGTAGCAACTATCTCGACCGATAGAAGCCTGCCTTCAATTAAAAGAATGGATCGAAAAAGGGTCGTCACTGTTAATGCCAACGGTGATCCCGAAAAACTCGATGTCATGAGCATGGAAAATGAAATCCTGCTCGAATACCTGCCCCAATTGGTTGCGACTAAATACCCTGGCATGACTTTTGAAACGACCGGGAAAGCTGCCAAAATTCACAAGGACAATGCAAGGATGGTCCGAGGCATTTTTATAGTGATTGCGTTAATTTATGCAATCCTGGCCATTCCCTTAAAAAGTTACGTCAAGCCGCTTATTGTCATGTCCGCAATTCCATTCGGAGTAGTTGGAGGTATTGCCGGGCATTGGATAATGGCGTCCATATTTGGGTTTAATAATGGTAATCCGGTTCTCACTCAAACTTCGATTATGGGAATGATGGCACTGTGTGGAGTGGTGGTGAACGACAGTTTGGTATTAGTGGACTTTATGAACCAGCAACTAAAAAAAGGAATTCCAATTGGGGAAGTGGTGAGGCGTGCTGGCGAACGACGATTCCGGCCGATTCTGCTGACTTCTCTAACTACATTTTTCGGACTGATGCCTTTGATGTTTGAGGATAGCCCTCAAGCGGTATGGATGATCCCAATGGCCATTTCCCTAGGATGGGGGATAGTCTTCGCCACGACGATAACACTGCTGCTTGTGCCAGTGCTAATACTTATCTTCAACGATTTCCATCAGTTCATGTGCAAGCTTTATGAAATCGATCCCGGGGCGCACAAAGAAGAGGAGGAGCTGGCTTCAACCGGGAGCATCACAAGCTAG
- a CDS encoding SDR family NAD(P)-dependent oxidoreductase, translating to MTQRTHNDKVALITGAGRGIGRAIAERLAKDGATVVIADLDSSNAQTTAEAIKASGGNSVAVTMDVTNEESVQEAVAKVWESCGPISILINNAGLFASTPHCLKHWTVGTPVWPSCSPVHYFAHEQRFLT from the coding sequence ATGACCCAAAGAACCCATAACGACAAGGTTGCACTGATCACTGGAGCAGGCCGAGGAATCGGACGTGCGATAGCTGAACGCCTGGCTAAAGATGGTGCCACCGTTGTAATTGCGGATCTCGATTCATCCAACGCTCAGACTACCGCTGAGGCGATCAAGGCATCAGGTGGAAATTCCGTTGCCGTTACTATGGATGTAACGAACGAGGAAAGCGTCCAGGAAGCCGTGGCCAAAGTATGGGAGTCATGTGGTCCTATTTCCATACTGATCAACAATGCCGGCTTGTTTGCATCCACCCCGCACTGTCTGAAACATTGGACGGTTGGCACACCAGTCTGGCCGTCATGCTCACCGGTCCACTACTTTGCGCACGAGCAACGATTCCTGACATGA
- a CDS encoding SDR family oxidoreductase, translated as MEQRDGTSPEQFYEELVGTIPTGRLGEVEDIAAMASFLCSTDADHVSGQSMHINGGSYLT; from the coding sequence GTGGAGCAACGGGACGGAACGTCTCCAGAACAGTTTTATGAGGAACTCGTCGGCACTATTCCAACCGGTCGATTAGGAGAAGTCGAAGATATCGCAGCGATGGCATCCTTTCTTTGTTCCACGGACGCAGATCATGTAAGCGGCCAATCCATGCACATAAACGGCGGCTCGTATCTGACCTAA